The proteins below are encoded in one region of Cohaesibacter intestini:
- the nqrF gene encoding NADH:ubiquinone reductase (Na(+)-transporting) subunit F, whose amino-acid sequence MQEFTLGITFFTLIVLALVFLILFARGRLVSSGNVNITINGERTISVPAGGKLLGVLAGEKIFVPSACGGGGTCAQCRCKVLDGGGSILPTEETHITKREAREGDRLSCQVAVKQDMVIEVPEEVFGVKKWECTVKSNENVATFIKNLVLELPEGENVNFRAGGYIQIEAPAHVVNYTDFDIEEEYREDWDKFNLWKFTSKVDEPVERAYSMANYPEEKGVIMLNVRVASPPPGQDHLPPGKMSSYIFNLKPGDKVTISGPFGEFFARDTKKEMVFVGGGAGMAPMRSHIFDQLKRIKTDRKITFWYGARSKREMFFVEDFDQLAAENPNFEWHVALSDALPEDDWDGYTGFIHNVLYDEYLKNHEAPEDCEYYMCGPPIMNQSVINMLLDLGVDREDIMLDDFGG is encoded by the coding sequence ATGCAAGAATTTACCCTAGGCATCACGTTCTTTACCCTGATCGTGCTGGCCCTGGTGTTCCTCATCCTGTTTGCCCGTGGCCGTCTGGTCTCGAGCGGCAATGTGAACATCACCATCAACGGCGAGCGTACGATTTCCGTACCGGCTGGTGGCAAACTGCTGGGCGTATTGGCTGGCGAAAAAATCTTCGTTCCATCTGCCTGTGGCGGCGGCGGGACCTGTGCCCAGTGTCGCTGTAAGGTCCTAGATGGTGGCGGCTCGATCCTGCCGACTGAGGAAACCCACATCACCAAGCGTGAAGCGCGCGAAGGCGATCGCCTGTCCTGTCAGGTGGCCGTCAAGCAGGACATGGTCATCGAGGTGCCTGAAGAAGTCTTCGGCGTCAAGAAGTGGGAATGCACCGTCAAGTCCAACGAAAACGTCGCGACCTTCATCAAAAATCTGGTGCTCGAACTGCCGGAAGGCGAGAATGTCAACTTCCGCGCAGGTGGTTACATTCAGATCGAAGCTCCGGCCCATGTCGTGAACTACACCGACTTCGACATCGAAGAGGAATATCGCGAGGACTGGGACAAGTTCAATCTCTGGAAATTCACCTCCAAGGTTGATGAGCCGGTCGAGCGCGCCTATTCCATGGCCAACTATCCGGAAGAAAAAGGCGTCATCATGCTCAATGTGCGTGTCGCTTCGCCACCTCCGGGTCAGGATCATCTGCCTCCGGGCAAGATGTCGTCCTACATCTTTAATCTCAAGCCGGGTGACAAGGTCACCATTTCCGGTCCGTTCGGTGAGTTCTTCGCCCGCGATACCAAGAAAGAAATGGTCTTTGTCGGTGGTGGTGCCGGTATGGCACCGATGCGGTCTCATATCTTTGATCAGTTGAAGCGGATCAAGACCGATCGCAAGATCACCTTCTGGTATGGGGCCCGCTCCAAGCGTGAAATGTTCTTTGTTGAGGACTTTGATCAACTGGCCGCGGAAAATCCAAACTTCGAGTGGCATGTGGCACTGTCCGATGCGCTGCCTGAGGATGATTGGGACGGTTACACCGGCTTTATTCATAACGTGCTGTATGACGAATATCTGAAGAACCATGAGGCTCCGGAAGATTGCGAATACTACATGTGCGGACCTCCGATCATGAACCAGTCTGTGATCAACATGCTGCTTGATCTGGGCGTTGATCGCGAAGACATCATGCTTGACGACTTCGGCGGCTAA
- a CDS encoding GntR family transcriptional regulator has translation MAPNIGYQEIRTRILERIRSKQWPLGSALPSEVALAAEFKCARATVNRALVLLAEEGIIDRKRKAGSRVSRFPKKLSKIELKLIRTELEECGQSYQCKQLARSFGAPPVWSVEDGSFAPQEQVLHIESLHFGDGKPVQHQRSWINATQLPQVVDQSFDCAAPCEWLLQECPLCNGTYWYEAVALDASTADHLGLEERAPVILMSLHLICDGGTIARVEKVYSGGFSLTGSF, from the coding sequence GTGGCACCAAATATCGGATATCAGGAAATCAGAACACGGATTCTCGAAAGGATCCGGAGCAAGCAATGGCCGTTGGGATCGGCTTTGCCATCCGAGGTTGCCCTGGCTGCAGAATTCAAATGTGCCCGCGCAACGGTCAATCGGGCTTTGGTGCTGTTGGCAGAAGAAGGCATCATTGACCGGAAACGCAAGGCCGGAAGCCGTGTCAGTCGGTTTCCCAAAAAACTCTCGAAGATTGAACTGAAGCTCATTCGGACTGAACTGGAGGAGTGCGGTCAAAGCTATCAATGCAAACAACTGGCACGATCTTTTGGGGCTCCACCTGTCTGGTCGGTTGAGGATGGCAGCTTTGCTCCTCAGGAGCAGGTGCTCCATATCGAAAGCTTGCATTTTGGTGATGGCAAACCGGTTCAGCATCAGCGCTCATGGATTAACGCGACACAATTGCCTCAGGTTGTGGATCAGAGTTTCGACTGTGCAGCCCCATGCGAGTGGTTGTTGCAAGAGTGCCCGTTGTGCAACGGCACCTATTGGTATGAAGCTGTCGCTCTGGATGCAAGCACTGCCGATCACCTTGGGCTCGAAGAACGTGCCCCAGTCATTTTAATGAGCCTGCATTTGATATGTGATGGCGGAACCATTGCAAGAGTTGAGAAGGTCTATAGCGGTGGTTTTAGCTTAACTGGCTCTTTTTGA
- a CDS encoding L-serine ammonia-lyase, with product MFLSVFDIFKIGVGPSSSHTMGPMNAAARFMDDLRSGIFMGVSAQQVRRVSCALHGSLAFTGKGHATDRAVILGLIGITPDKLDPDKAEGLEARIREEKHIEPDGFERLRFNPDEDLVFDYGPPLPGHANGMKLFAYGEGNRILASATYYSIGGGFIVTASELDEQISHDPKDLHKEQAAAGYPYPFGSAAEMLEMGAKSGLTIAEMKQANEEVELSREALLSGLDRLWHTMRAVIDRGLEKEGELPGGLYVKRRAKAIRERLIADRGNNQPMPHQVNDWLSLYAMAVNEENAAGGRVVTAPTNGASGVIPSVLRYYRDQCPGSSDEGIRAFLLTAAAIGGLIKHNASISGAEAGCQAEVGSAAAMSAGGLCAALGGSNEQIENAAEIALEHHLGMTCDPVKGLVQVPCIERNGLGAIKAVSAASLSLHGDGTHFMPLDNCIKTMWETGKDMGEKYKETSLGGLAVNLPEC from the coding sequence ATGTTTCTGTCCGTCTTTGATATTTTCAAGATCGGCGTTGGCCCCTCATCGTCCCACACGATGGGGCCAATGAATGCGGCGGCGCGGTTTATGGACGACCTGCGGAGCGGTATTTTCATGGGCGTCAGTGCCCAACAGGTGCGGCGTGTCTCTTGCGCGCTACATGGCTCGCTGGCCTTCACCGGCAAGGGACACGCGACGGACCGGGCCGTGATCCTCGGGCTCATTGGCATCACGCCGGACAAGCTCGATCCGGATAAAGCCGAAGGGCTGGAAGCGCGTATCCGTGAAGAAAAACACATTGAGCCGGATGGTTTTGAGCGGCTGCGCTTCAACCCGGACGAAGATCTGGTTTTTGACTATGGCCCCCCCCTGCCCGGCCACGCCAATGGCATGAAGCTTTTTGCCTATGGCGAGGGCAACCGGATACTGGCCAGCGCCACCTATTATTCCATCGGCGGCGGCTTCATTGTCACGGCCAGCGAGTTGGACGAGCAGATCAGCCACGACCCCAAGGATCTGCACAAGGAGCAGGCGGCAGCGGGCTATCCCTATCCATTCGGTTCGGCTGCAGAAATGTTGGAGATGGGAGCAAAATCAGGCCTTACCATTGCCGAGATGAAACAGGCCAACGAGGAAGTGGAGCTGAGTCGCGAGGCCCTGCTGTCGGGTCTTGATCGCTTGTGGCACACGATGCGGGCAGTGATCGACAGGGGTCTTGAGAAAGAGGGCGAATTGCCGGGGGGCCTCTATGTCAAGCGCCGCGCCAAAGCGATCCGCGAGCGGCTGATTGCCGACCGGGGCAACAATCAACCCATGCCGCATCAGGTCAATGACTGGCTCAGCCTCTATGCCATGGCGGTGAATGAGGAAAATGCTGCTGGTGGGCGGGTTGTCACTGCGCCGACCAATGGTGCGTCCGGGGTGATCCCGTCCGTGCTGCGCTATTATCGGGATCAATGCCCCGGTTCGAGCGATGAGGGCATTCGCGCCTTTTTGCTGACAGCAGCCGCCATCGGCGGGCTGATCAAACACAATGCCTCCATTTCGGGGGCAGAAGCAGGTTGTCAGGCCGAAGTTGGTTCAGCGGCAGCTATGTCCGCTGGTGGGCTCTGTGCCGCTTTGGGCGGCAGCAACGAGCAGATCGAAAATGCCGCCGAGATCGCCCTTGAACATCATCTGGGCATGACCTGCGATCCGGTCAAAGGCCTCGTGCAAGTCCCCTGCATCGAACGCAATGGCCTTGGCGCCATCAAGGCGGTGTCTGCTGCCTCGCTTTCTCTGCATGGCGACGGCACGCATTTCATGCCACTCGATAATTGCATCAAAACAATGTGGGAAACCGGCAAGGATATGGGCGAGAAATACAAGGAGACGTCGCTCGGCGGGCTCGCAGTGAACTTACCCGAATGCTGA